The Primulina eburnea isolate SZY01 chromosome 8, ASM2296580v1, whole genome shotgun sequence genome contains a region encoding:
- the LOC140838417 gene encoding probable protein S-acyltransferase 19 has product MVRKHGWQLPAHTLQVVAITVFFLLVVAFYAFFAPFLGGQIWEYVLIAVYSPVALSVFILYARSTAINPADPGIMSKFDPGLMDDTRHKHKSTARAQNRKFDEVSNGTHSSASSASRSSFGGAHSSRKGSVESVKNNAQVLSPRSRSLCNIFGGIFCAIFVLEDCRKPDEVVDQEGTGEDALFCTLCNAEVRKFSKHCRSCDKCVDGFDHHCRWLNNCVGRKNYVTFISLMAISLVWLALEVLVGIAVLVRCFVKKKHMETEIIDRLGNGFSRAPFATVVALCTALSLMACVPLGELFFFHMILIRKGITTYEYVVAMRAMSEAPAGASVDEEPPNILYSPSGSATTGFSGGSSLGLQYKGAWCTPPRVFVDYQEEVAPQLGPGMVPSTVDPDATAVGDVRNKAQKKGIRISAWKLAKLDSSEAVKAAAKARASSSILRPVDNRHLQDSELSSSDNVSIRSSMSTETGGNKDVRNELTFSPLRNTSAPSQGSRDEYETGTQSVSSFSSPSHVHESVTLSPLPQVHGSNPFVASSSVPGLVPDQPLISRVTAPVKSSLASLNPSGLDGKIVQKSSTADPLQISAAHASSLLRDIKRTSVVWDQEAGRYVSVPVSASEARKKPSSHANAASINHEKQPAVLPREPLVPPAKPSVQQSEKLTYTGESIFFGGPLLSAPNRDGLKSERVSSSRDGQDKLTLTLPPRYKRDAVSNQLPVFIPGDFDYNSTSGSGLK; this is encoded by the exons ATGGTGAGGAAACATGGGTGGCAGTTACCAGCGCACACCTTGCAG GTGGTCGCCATCACCGTGTTTTTCTTGTTAGTGGTGGCGTTTTATGCTTTCTTTGCTCCTTTCCTTGGTGGCCAAATTTGGGAGTATGTTCTCATTGCTGTGTATTCCCCTGTG GCTTTATCGGTTTTCATCCTTTACGCTCGAAGCACTGCAATTAACCCAGCGGACCCTGGTATCATGTCTAAATTTGACCCCGGGTTAATGGACGACACAAGGCACAAGCATAAATCAACTGCACGTGCCCAGAACAGAAAGTTTGATGAAGTCAGCAATGGAACACATTCTTCTGCATCTTCAGCTTCACGAAGTTCCTTTGGAGGCGCTCATTCCAGCAGAAAAGGTTCGGTTGAATCCGTGAAAAACAATGCTCAAGTTCTCTCACCAAGGAGTAGGTCGTTATGCAACATTTTTGGAGGAATCTTTTGTGCAATCTTTGTTCTCGAGGATTGCCGGAAACCTGATGAGGTGGTCGATCAGGAAGGTACAGGTGAAGATGCCTTGTTTTGCACGTTGTGCAATGCTGAG GTTCGCAAGTTCAGTAAACATTGTAGAAGTTGCGACAAGTGTGTGGATGGATTTGATCACCATTGTCGG TGGCTCAATAACTGTGTTGGGCGGAAAAATTATGTAACATTTATTTCATTAATGGCCATCAGTCTAgtttgg CTTGCTCTTGAAGTTTTAGTCGGGATTGCTGTTCTAGTTCGATGCTTCGTGAAGAAGAAGCACATGGAGACAGAAATAATTGATAGGCTTGGAAATGGTTTCTCTCGTGCCCCATTTGCAACTGTAGTG GCTCTGTGTACAGCTCTGTCTTTAATGGCCTGTGTACCTTTGGGGGAACTTTTCTTTTTCCATATGATACTTATTAGAAAG GGAATTACAACTTACGAATATGTTGTGGCAATGAGGGCCATGAGTGAGGCTCCTGCGGGAGCATCCGTAGATGAGGAGCCCCCGAATATTCTTTATTCTCCGTCAGGATCTGCCACGACTGGTTTCAGTGGTGGAAGCTCTTTGGGACTGCAATATAAAGGGGCATGGTGCACTCCTCCTAGGGTGTTTGTAGATTACCAG GAAGAAGTTGCACCGCAGCTAGGACCTGGTATGGTTCCATCAACAGTTGATCCGGATGCAACTGCGGTTGGCGATGTGAGGAACAAGGCACAGAAAAAGGGCATTCGCATCAGTGCTTGGAAGCTTGCTAAACTAGATTCGAGTGAGGCTGTGAAAGCTGCTGCAAAGGCAAGGGCATCTTCTTCCATCTTACGACCTGTCGATAATCGTCACTTGCAAGATTCTGAACTAAGTTCCAGCGATAATGTAAGCATCAGAAGCAGTATGAGTACTGAAACAGGAGGAAACAAAGATGTCAGAAATGAACTCACATTCTCTCCTTTGAGAAACACTAGTGCTCCCAGCCAAGGTAGCAGGGATGAATATGAAACTGGCACTCAAAGTGTAAGCAGTTTCAGCAGCCCAAGCCATGTCCATGAATCTGTCACGTTAAGCCCTCTTCCACAAGTTCATGGGTCAAACCCTTTTGTAGCATCTAGCTCGGTGCCTGGACTTGTACCAGATCAGCCCCTGATTTCTCGAGTCACAGCCCCTGTTAAAAGTAGCTTAGCGTCACTCAACCCCTCTGGATTGGACGGGAAGATTGTACAAAAGAGTAGCACTGCAGACCCTTTACAGATTTCTGCTGCTCATGCGTCATCCTTGCTTAGAGACATAAAAAGAACATCTGTTGTTTGGGATCAAGAAGCCGGAAGGTATGTATCTGTTCCGGTATCTGCTTCAGAAGCCCGTAAAAAACCATCTTCACATGCCAATGCAGCATCTATTAATCATGAGAAGCAGCCTGCTGTTCTACCCCGAGAACCTTTGGTTCCTCCAGCAAAACCATCGGTCCAGCAGTCAGAGAAACTAACATACACCGGAGAATCTATCTTCTTCGGTGGTCCACTTTTAAGTGCTCCAAATCGTGATGGCCTTAAGTCTGAAAGGGTTTCAAGCTCAAGAGATGGCCAAGACAAACTGACATTGACTTTGCCCCCTAGATATAAGAGAGATGCTGTTTCAAACCAGCTTCCTGTCTTTATTCCCGGGGATTTTGACTATAACTCGACATCTGGATCAGGACTCAAGTAA